The Oxobacter pfennigii region TAAATTCGAAACATCCAGTCTTAATGCTTCCTGGCCTTCCTTTAAATTCGAAACATCCAGCCTCAATGCTTCCTGGCCTTCCATAATATTTATTAACATATTCTTTAATTCATCGTCCATGATAGCATTACCTCACTTCACCTTTGACAAGGTTTTTAGTTTAGGACATCCACTTAAACTATCAACATTATACCACGTTTTAATGGATAATAAACAGAATGCTTATATATCCAAAATCAGATGTGGCATATCTCTTTAGAAACCCAGTCATTAGATCTTTCTGTTCATGCTGCAAGAAGATTATTGATATCCTCTTACTTATTATCATGTATTACAATGAATTCCTTAGCCTCTGTATCGAACGCAAGTACAGACTCATCCTCGATATATTTCAAAATATATATATACTTTCCAAAAGACATGTAATAAGGGTCAGCTATGGTAAGGTTACTTATGTTTTCTTGGCTTTTGTATATCTCTTTAGTCCTCACATCCTGAACCTTCCAATATAAGTCTCTATCTTCATAAACAACATAATCGTCAATGAGGTGAAATCTATAATTGTTGGGATTTGACCCTGGGCATTTGCATTTTGCTCATAAGACTGCAAAATCTTAATATTGCTTAAATCATTCTTTTCTATGAGCAATAAATCATCGGCCTGTTTTGTGGTTTTTGAGGATATTGGATTCTATTTTACAAGCTTAATTATATATTTCCCATCAGACGGTTTACCAATTTGACCGCTTCCACTGCGTTTTTTGCATAACCGTCGGAGCCTATATTTTTGGCGAATTCATCTGAAATTGGCCCTCCTCCTACAATAACTTTTACATCGTCCCGAAGTCCTTCTTCTGCCAATAGCTCTATTATCCTTTTCATATTGCTCATGGCTGTGGACATAAGCGTAGATAAAGCAAGTATTTTTGCCCCTTCATCCTTTACCGCACTTATAAAATTGTTGACAGGTACATCGCGCCCTAAATCTATTATTTCATATCCCGCCGTTTCCAGCATGATTTTTACTAAATTCTTCCCGATATCATGGGTATCCCCTTCCACAACCCCTATGACAACCTTGCATTTAGGCTCAGTTTCGGATTTTTCAAGATGGGGCTTTAAAACATCCAGTCCATTATACATTGCATCCGAACAAATTAAGAGCTCGGGAATAAAGTATTCCTCATTTTCATACATGGCTGCAGCCTTGTTCATGCCGTCCGTCAGGCCGTTTAAAACTCCTTCAATGGCAGGATATCCGGCCTGTATATATTCTTCGGCCACCGTAACAACCTCTTCATCCTCCATTTTTTCTACGCATTCCGACAATAATCTTAAAAGCTCTTCCTTACTTCTCATTTATATTTGATCCCTCCCGGTTAAAGCTTTAAGCCTTGCCTGCTGCAGCCTCAAGCATATATTTTATCTTATCGCAGTCCACTGGATACCCCACTTCCCTCACTGTGTCCATCATCGTCTGAATGTTTTCAAAGGGCGTTTCCACAGGCAGGCTGCATCCTGACATGACAACATATCCTTTCGGAGAATCATAAGCATCCAAAATGCACTCCAGAGTTTTGATGCGCACATCCTGCGGTGTACCTAAATACATTACCCCGCTAGGGTCCACATTGCCAAGTATCCTGGTTTTATCCCCAATGGCAATCTTGCAATCCTTTAAGCTGGCAACGTTATCAATGCTCATGCCTCCTATACCTAAATCGGCAACATCCTTCCATATCTTCTTGGTCTGTCCGCATATATGAAGCATTACTTTAGTACCGTTATATTCCCTGATAAAATCAATGAGCTCTTTTAAATAGGGCAGCGAGAATTCGCGGAAGGCTTTTTCACCGACAACGGTACCTGAAGACATGGGTTCGGAAATTGTGGGATTTAAGCCAATATCCATAACTGCTTTGGCATATTCCTTGCAGGTCTCAAGAGAAATTCTGCAAAGCTTATGCAGCGCTTCCGGATTTTTATGAATCAGCTTTAAGCTTTCATCTACGCCAAAGAGAAAAAAGGCATTGGTAAAAGGTCCTACAATACCGGCTGAGCATTTTATTTCGTCTTTTGCCATATCCCGAAGATATTTCATCGCATCTAAGTGCACCGGCAATCTTTTGTCCTTGTAAGGGTCAGCAGGGCGCAGGGCACCTATGTCCTCTATACAGGAGACAGCAGGCTTTTTTAAATCAGCAGTATTATCATCAGGATAGTCAACTGTTGCGCCCATAGCTTCCGCCCAGGTAAACAAATCCGTAAATATTCTAAGACTGTCGCCTCCAAACTTGTGATAGGCTGCCATTTGTGCTTGTGCAATAGCTTTAGGGTTATGATTAAACTCGGATATCTTACAGCCATAAATTCTGGCTACTCCATTTGCAATATTGGGGTTACAGGGCAGCCTGTCGGCTTGAGCCCCGCTGGCTATAGCCGCTGCTCTCTCTGCCGGAGTCATGGAATCGGTATACAACATGGATAATCCTCCTTCTCATACATATTTTATAAGCTAAATTTCTCTTTAACCTTAATTTTTTTAATTGTTTATAGTCCATCTTAAAATCCTCGATTTTACAATATCAAATAAACCCATTATTCCCACCAATACAACTCCCATAAATATAAATCCCACCATTACAAGATCAAAACGTGCAAAGTCGGAGTAATATTGAACAAAATAACCCATACCGGAGGTGGCTCCGAACATTTCGGCTACAGTAAGCAATACAAAGGAGAATTTAAGAGCTACCGCACAACCGGATAATATGGTGGGAGAAGCTGCTGGAAGTATAATCCTGAACAATTTTTCTACTCCCTTTATTTCCAGGGTTGCTGCGTTTTCCAGGTATCTTTTATCAATAGTCATGGTTGCATTTACCGTTGTACCTAATATAGGCCAAAATGCTCCTAAAAATATTATAAATATTGACGCACTCCGAAAGGAGGGAAAAATATGAATGGCAAAAGGCGTCATAAGAGTAGCCGGCACGGCGCTGAAGGCATTGATATAAGGTGTGATATTTTTTCTTAGCAGCCTTTTTAAACCGATAAGCACTCCAATACTTATACCTGAGACCGACGCCATAAAATATGCTGGTATAAGCAGCCCCAAAGAACTTACAAACCCTTTGGACAACTTGTCAAAGTGGGAAATATATCCCGGTAAAATTTTGCTTAAGCCTGGAAATAAAAAGGGATCCAATATTCCAAAAATATCCGTTGCAAGCTCGTAGGAAACTATTATTCCGATAAAAATCACAATCATTCCCAATCTGTCTGCTATAAATCTTTTCATGCTTATGCTCCTTAAAAAATAGAAAAAATTATATTGTGATTACAGATTTTCATGTAAAAGGCAGACTTGGTATGCACCTGCATCCCAAGTCTGTCACAGCTTAATGTATATTTACATATTATTATCGTTGAACATATCCAGCTTATTTTTAAAGAAAGTGCTGTTTGGATAATCCTTAATCAAGGAATCTAAAGCCGCTTTATATTGTGATGTGTCAATATGATCTTCGACTTTGATTTCAGGATTAACTATATAATCAAAATCTTGCATCTTTTCCCACATCTTTATGACACTGTTTTTATAAGGATCCGTTTCGTATTTTATATGGGGGCTTAACAGGAAACTTTTTGCCGTTTCAGCAGACATATCCAGATTTTCAACTGTCAGTTCAACCACCCTGTCCATGTCTCCCTGCATAACCTCTTCAGCCCTTAAATATGCGCGGAGCAATCTTTTCACCGCTTCCGGATTTTCATCAAGCCAATCAGTCTTTGCAATCATACGGCAGCAGGAGTGGTCCGGCCACAGTTCATCCGGCCACATGACTATTTCCATCCCCGCATCGGCGATTTGAAGCTCAAATCCTGTGGATACGGCTCCGAAATCAACTTCGCCGTTGCGCACCGCTTCCATTACATCGGGATTCTTTTTCATTTCTACGAAGGTAACGTCTTTATTAAGGTCAAAACCCGCCTCATGCAAAATCCCTTTTAATACTATATCGGGAGTACCGCCTCTCATGATGGCAATCTTTTTGCCCCTGAAATCTTCCAGGCTGTTATAAACTGTCTCGGGCTTTGCAAAAACAGGAGTGGCGCCTATAATCATGTAACCGCCGAAAATTGTGAAGTCCTGTCCGTTTGCGATCTGTATCAAAGGCCCGCCGGTGCCGTAGGTGGAAATAATATCTACCTGTCCTGAACTCAATGCCTGAAAAGCGTCTGTCCCATTGTTTATGTATGTTAATTCAACTTCTATTCCTGCTTCAGCGAGGAAATTTTTATCCTCTGCAAGGAACTGAAATACCTGGCCCGAAGTAGCCTGGGCAGCTATTTTGACTTTAAGCTTATCTTTTGAATTTTCCTCAAGGTTCGGGTTATTTGTATTTTCACCGCCGTTGCCGGCAGCACAGGCTGTTAGTAATGAAATTATTGTAATGGATAATAATATAAACCTTAAAATTTTTCTCAATTGCCATACCCCTCTTCACATTTTATTGTTTGTCTTCATCTGTATTTCATTATGTATAATTTTTATGAGCTCATTTCTAAGCTGTACAGCCTGAGGATTGTCATAAATGGTTTTTCTGTCAAGTTTTTTGTCACCGTTGAATGAATAATTATAAATGATTTTGCTGGGAGACTGGCCCAGGACAAATATATCCGTTGCCAGGAGCAGAGCTTCATCCACATCATGAGTAACAAAAAAAATGGTCTTGCGGTTTTTGGTCTCTTTTTTCCATAGATTAACTACCAGCTCCTGAAGCTTTGCCCTTGTCACTGCATCCAGTGAACCAAAGGGCTCGTCCATGAGAAGTATAGGAGGGTCGATGCTAAAGGCCCGGGCAATGGCACAGCGCTGCTTCATGCCGCCAGAGAGCTCTTTAGGCCGCTTATCAAAAATGGATTCTAATAATTCCACATCTTTTATTCTTCTTATGGCTTCCAATTTGCGCTCATGGGTGCTCATATTTTTAAATTTCTGCTTAAGAGCTATCATAATGTTTTCTCCGGCACTCATCCATGGAAAAAGACCATAGTCCTGGAAAACCATTCCCCTTTGCAAGCCTGCCTTTAAAACAGGTTCATTGTCTACAAGTATTTCGCCCATTCTGGGTTTTTCCAATCCTGCAAGCAAGCGTAAAAAAGTGCTTTTACCGCATCCTGATTGGCCCAGTAAGCACACAAAAGCCCCTGCCTTAACCTCCATACTAATATCGGCAAGTATCAATTCTTTATCGTAAGAAAAACTTAAGTTTTTTACCGATACATTAAGCATTAATTATTCTCCTTAGCATGATTTGGATTTAACCTGTTTTGTCATGTATAAATTTATCACGTCCGCAATACAATTGTCTAATAGATAATACATATGTTGATTCTATGTATAATTGATATTTTTAATAGCTTAATTAACTGATGAAATGGAAGTACGTTCATAAACATTCCTTAAATAAAAATACCCGCCGGCTAAAAGCCGGCGGGCAACGAAGGTATTTTAGAGCAGCATAGGTATAAAAGGCCATACCGCAACCATGGTAGCGATGAACACTGCCGCAATTAAAACCAGATTTGGTTTCAAGGTGTTGGCAACAGTGACATCTCCGGTACCGAAGGTAATTGGAGTTGTTACTGATGCGGCAGGAGTTAAGAATGCAACGGAGGACATAAGCCCAATCATAATTACCAAGCCCGGCATGCTGACAGTGGTTCCCTGCAGAAGTGACAATGCTATGCTGTAGAAAAGCAGCATGGTGACCGTATTTGAAATAAAGTTTGTTAAAATAATTGAACCTAAAAATGCAAAAGCAACGATGGCAATTGGCGGCAATCCTGCCGTAACGGGAGCAAGCAAATTCTTCAGGAATTCACTGATTCCTGTTTTTGGTGAGCTTACTGCATTTCCAAGAACACAAACACAGGCTACAAATACTATTAATCCCATGGGAACAGACCTTGCCATTTTAGTAAAATCTCCGATAGGCTTACCATTGATGCGTATAACACACAAAAGAGCTATAGCCAAAACCGGCGGCACTACCGTACCCGCACTTTTTAAAAACGCCGCAAAGCCCGGGGCTAATGCTCCGAAGAAATCAGGGAATATCCATAAAATAACTACAACAACAAATATAGCAGCTGTAATTTTTCCTTC contains the following coding sequences:
- a CDS encoding uroporphyrinogen decarboxylase family protein — its product is MLYTDSMTPAERAAAIASGAQADRLPCNPNIANGVARIYGCKISEFNHNPKAIAQAQMAAYHKFGGDSLRIFTDLFTWAEAMGATVDYPDDNTADLKKPAVSCIEDIGALRPADPYKDKRLPVHLDAMKYLRDMAKDEIKCSAGIVGPFTNAFFLFGVDESLKLIHKNPEALHKLCRISLETCKEYAKAVMDIGLNPTISEPMSSGTVVGEKAFREFSLPYLKELIDFIREYNGTKVMLHICGQTKKIWKDVADLGIGGMSIDNVASLKDCKIAIGDKTRILGNVDPSGVMYLGTPQDVRIKTLECILDAYDSPKGYVVMSGCSLPVETPFENIQTMMDTVREVGYPVDCDKIKYMLEAAAGKA
- a CDS encoding ABC transporter permease; this translates as MKRFIADRLGMIVIFIGIIVSYELATDIFGILDPFLFPGLSKILPGYISHFDKLSKGFVSSLGLLIPAYFMASVSGISIGVLIGLKRLLRKNITPYINAFSAVPATLMTPFAIHIFPSFRSASIFIIFLGAFWPILGTTVNATMTIDKRYLENAATLEIKGVEKLFRIILPAASPTILSGCAVALKFSFVLLTVAEMFGATSGMGYFVQYYSDFARFDLVMVGFIFMGVVLVGIMGLFDIVKSRILRWTINN
- a CDS encoding corrinoid protein encodes the protein MRSKEELLRLLSECVEKMEDEEVVTVAEEYIQAGYPAIEGVLNGLTDGMNKAAAMYENEEYFIPELLICSDAMYNGLDVLKPHLEKSETEPKCKVVIGVVEGDTHDIGKNLVKIMLETAGYEIIDLGRDVPVNNFISAVKDEGAKILALSTLMSTAMSNMKRIIELLAEEGLRDDVKVIVGGGPISDEFAKNIGSDGYAKNAVEAVKLVNRLMGNI
- a CDS encoding ABC transporter substrate-binding protein; translation: MRKILRFILLSITIISLLTACAAGNGGENTNNPNLEENSKDKLKVKIAAQATSGQVFQFLAEDKNFLAEAGIEVELTYINNGTDAFQALSSGQVDIISTYGTGGPLIQIANGQDFTIFGGYMIIGATPVFAKPETVYNSLEDFRGKKIAIMRGGTPDIVLKGILHEAGFDLNKDVTFVEMKKNPDVMEAVRNGEVDFGAVSTGFELQIADAGMEIVMWPDELWPDHSCCRMIAKTDWLDENPEAVKRLLRAYLRAEEVMQGDMDRVVELTVENLDMSAETAKSFLLSPHIKYETDPYKNSVIKMWEKMQDFDYIVNPEIKVEDHIDTSQYKAALDSLIKDYPNSTFFKNKLDMFNDNNM
- a CDS encoding ABC transporter ATP-binding protein gives rise to the protein MLNVSVKNLSFSYDKELILADISMEVKAGAFVCLLGQSGCGKSTFLRLLAGLEKPRMGEILVDNEPVLKAGLQRGMVFQDYGLFPWMSAGENIMIALKQKFKNMSTHERKLEAIRRIKDVELLESIFDKRPKELSGGMKQRCAIARAFSIDPPILLMDEPFGSLDAVTRAKLQELVVNLWKKETKNRKTIFFVTHDVDEALLLATDIFVLGQSPSKIIYNYSFNGDKKLDRKTIYDNPQAVQLRNELIKIIHNEIQMKTNNKM